The following proteins come from a genomic window of Tepidiforma thermophila:
- the trpA gene encoding tryptophan synthase subunit alpha, with product MSQRLRETFARARETGRKLFVGYITAGYPRRADTVPILLAMQEGGADVIELGVPFTDPLADGATIQHANQVALQQGVTLADCFAFVRAAREQGLTVPVLLMGYYNPILARGEARACAEAAAAGADGWIVVDLPPEEAGSFLQACRAHDLSFVPLVAPTTRDERITRIASVADAFLYCVSVTGTTGKGNVALDTLPEFISRVRARTSLPLAVGFGINTREQAEAVRRVADAAVVGSAIITAIDAAEENHRAQRVREFVEDVSGR from the coding sequence ATGTCCCAGCGTCTCCGCGAAACCTTCGCCCGCGCCCGCGAAACCGGCCGCAAGCTCTTCGTTGGCTACATCACCGCGGGCTACCCGCGCCGCGCCGATACCGTCCCCATCCTCCTCGCCATGCAGGAAGGCGGCGCCGACGTCATCGAACTCGGCGTGCCCTTCACCGACCCCCTCGCCGACGGCGCCACCATCCAGCACGCCAACCAGGTCGCCCTCCAGCAGGGCGTCACCCTCGCCGATTGCTTCGCCTTTGTCCGTGCCGCCCGCGAGCAGGGTCTCACCGTCCCCGTACTGCTCATGGGCTACTACAACCCCATCCTCGCCCGCGGCGAAGCACGCGCCTGCGCCGAAGCCGCCGCCGCCGGCGCCGACGGCTGGATCGTCGTCGACCTCCCGCCCGAAGAGGCCGGCAGCTTCCTCCAGGCCTGCCGCGCCCACGACCTCAGCTTCGTCCCCCTCGTCGCCCCCACAACCCGCGACGAGCGCATTACCCGCATCGCCAGCGTTGCCGATGCTTTCCTCTACTGCGTCTCCGTCACCGGAACCACCGGCAAAGGCAACGTCGCCCTCGATACCCTCCCCGAGTTCATCAGCCGCGTCCGCGCCCGGACCAGCCTCCCGCTCGCCGTCGGCTTCGGCATCAACACCCGCGAGCAGGCCGAGGCCGTCCGCCGGGTCGCCGATGCCGCCGTCGTCGGCTCTGCTATAATCACCGCCATCGACGCTGCGGAGGAAAACCACCGCGCCCAGCGCGTCAGGGAGTTCGTGGAGGATGTCTCCGGCCGGTAG
- the trpC gene encoding indole-3-glycerol phosphate synthase TrpC, giving the protein MGSPTILDTILARRERDVAEAKAAVPPSELEARLAEAPPAIDFIARLRRDAPIAVIAEVKRASPSKGDIAPGMDAAAQALRYARGGASAISVLTEPTWFKGTLADMAAVRAAVEELGPDRPAILRKDFIIDDYQLLEARVHGADAVLLIVAALDDARLRHLYAAAVRLGMQALVEVNNADEMSRAAELGAALVGINNRDLRSFRVDLATTDRLASLAPPGATLAALSGISSRADVERFAAVGAAAVLVGESLMVAPDPAAKIRELRGVPAAAPGAAP; this is encoded by the coding sequence GTGGGTAGCCCCACCATCCTCGACACCATCCTCGCCCGCCGCGAACGCGACGTCGCCGAGGCGAAGGCCGCCGTGCCCCCGTCCGAGCTCGAAGCCCGCCTCGCCGAGGCTCCGCCCGCCATCGACTTCATCGCCCGCCTCCGCCGCGACGCCCCCATCGCCGTCATCGCCGAGGTCAAGCGCGCCTCCCCCAGCAAGGGCGACATCGCCCCCGGCATGGATGCCGCCGCCCAGGCCCTCCGCTACGCCCGCGGCGGCGCAAGCGCTATCTCCGTCCTCACCGAACCCACCTGGTTCAAGGGAACCCTCGCCGATATGGCCGCGGTCCGCGCCGCCGTCGAAGAACTCGGTCCGGACCGTCCCGCAATCCTCCGCAAGGACTTCATCATCGACGACTACCAGCTGCTCGAAGCCCGCGTCCACGGCGCCGATGCCGTCCTCCTCATCGTCGCCGCGCTCGACGACGCCCGGCTCCGGCACCTGTACGCCGCAGCCGTCCGGCTGGGCATGCAGGCCCTCGTGGAGGTCAACAACGCCGACGAAATGTCCCGCGCCGCCGAACTCGGCGCCGCCCTGGTCGGCATCAACAACCGCGACCTCCGCAGCTTCCGGGTCGACCTCGCAACCACCGACCGCCTCGCCAGCCTCGCCCCGCCCGGTGCCACGCTCGCCGCCCTCAGCGGCATCAGCTCCCGCGCCGATGTCGAACGCTTCGCCGCCGTAGGCGCCGCAGCTGTCCTCGTCGGCGAATCCCTCATGGTTGCGCCGGACCCCGCCGCAAAGATCCGCGAACTCCGCGGCGTCCCTGCAGCCGCCCCCGGGGCCGCCCCATGA
- a CDS encoding CPBP family intramembrane glutamic endopeptidase, translating into MTTNRLRPAPWNELSVLLGLWAAVAAYLLPLALIDPIARLLGAEASFRDAGDAFEKASRIAAYADLALARAVAGNPLPAPPRLLADPVAVRVAWAMALVSSALFLGALLLGARQHPRQLARTLGLDRFDAGRLWLPALCVAISYPLTGVYAAAVEALGIGPLVPVPSPATVEPVLRDPAALALYGLATVIAAPLSEEAVYRGLAFTGTLRWGFWPAAAFSAALFALSHRDPATLLPFFAIGLVLAWLYWRAGSLWDAVAFHVLFNGLSFILLLARS; encoded by the coding sequence ATGACCACCAACCGCCTTCGCCCCGCGCCCTGGAACGAACTCAGTGTCCTGCTCGGCCTCTGGGCCGCTGTTGCCGCCTACCTCCTTCCGCTCGCCCTCATCGACCCTATCGCCCGCCTGCTCGGCGCCGAAGCCAGCTTCCGCGACGCCGGCGACGCCTTCGAAAAAGCCTCCCGCATTGCCGCCTACGCCGACCTCGCCCTCGCCCGCGCCGTCGCCGGGAACCCCCTCCCCGCGCCGCCGCGCCTCCTCGCCGACCCGGTCGCCGTCCGCGTCGCCTGGGCCATGGCCCTCGTCAGCTCTGCCCTCTTCCTCGGCGCCCTCCTGCTCGGCGCGCGTCAGCATCCGCGTCAGCTTGCCCGCACCCTCGGCCTCGACCGCTTCGACGCCGGGCGCCTCTGGCTCCCCGCCCTCTGCGTCGCCATCAGCTACCCCCTCACCGGGGTCTACGCCGCCGCCGTCGAGGCGCTCGGTATCGGCCCCCTCGTCCCGGTGCCGTCCCCCGCCACCGTCGAACCAGTCCTCCGCGACCCTGCAGCCCTCGCCCTCTACGGGCTCGCCACCGTCATCGCCGCCCCGCTCAGCGAAGAGGCCGTCTATCGCGGCCTCGCCTTCACCGGCACCCTCCGCTGGGGCTTCTGGCCCGCCGCCGCCTTCAGCGCCGCACTCTTCGCCCTCAGCCACCGCGACCCCGCCACCCTCCTCCCCTTCTTCGCCATCGGGCTCGTGCTCGCCTGGCTCTACTGGCGCGCCGGCAGCCTCTGGGATGCCGTCGCCTTCCATGTGCTCTTCAACGGGCTCAGCTTTATCCTGCTCCTCGCGAGGTCCTGA
- a CDS encoding phosphoribosylanthranilate isomerase, whose product MTLVKICGIRDAATALAAADAGADFIGLVFAESRRQVTPQDCHDIVEAIAGRRRTETPLALSGPALGEVSARSWFPAWADAIELALARARPLLVGVFARMTSDEVNDIAEAARIDLVQLSGGEDNAFVRAIRRPVLRTIHVRQGDDPADITERIVPGLAAGTLLDTAHDTALGGTGLAFDWSIAEDVAARFPIILAGGLTLENVAEAVRTVRPWAVDVSSGVETGRVKDPEKIRAFIRAAKGASRDI is encoded by the coding sequence ATGACCCTCGTCAAAATCTGCGGCATCCGCGACGCAGCCACCGCCCTCGCCGCCGCCGATGCCGGCGCCGACTTCATCGGCCTCGTCTTCGCCGAGTCCCGCCGCCAGGTTACCCCGCAGGACTGCCACGACATCGTCGAGGCTATCGCCGGCCGCCGCCGCACTGAAACCCCGCTCGCCCTTTCGGGCCCCGCCCTCGGCGAAGTCTCGGCCCGCAGCTGGTTCCCCGCCTGGGCCGACGCCATCGAACTCGCCCTCGCCCGCGCCCGGCCCCTCCTCGTCGGCGTCTTCGCCCGCATGACCTCCGACGAGGTCAACGACATCGCCGAGGCCGCCCGCATCGACCTCGTCCAGCTCTCCGGCGGAGAAGATAACGCCTTCGTCCGCGCCATCCGCCGCCCGGTCCTCCGCACCATCCACGTCCGCCAGGGCGATGACCCCGCCGACATCACCGAGCGCATCGTGCCCGGCCTCGCCGCCGGAACCCTGCTCGATACCGCCCACGACACCGCCCTCGGTGGTACCGGCCTCGCCTTCGACTGGTCCATCGCCGAAGACGTTGCCGCCCGCTTCCCCATCATCCTCGCGGGCGGCCTCACCCTCGAAAACGTCGCCGAGGCGGTCCGCACCGTCCGCCCCTGGGCGGTCGATGTCTCCTCCGGCGTCGAAACCGGCCGCGTCAAAGACCCCGAGAAAATCCGCGCCTTCATCCGCGCGGCGAAAGGTGCCAGCCGTGATATCTGA
- a CDS encoding HAD family hydrolase — protein sequence MSAILWDLDDTLLETLPARMASLAHAHQVVLGEPVDPVELWRSNRGGTLEDLARRLLGDDYQRFTRAYREHYYAPGRPAPRPFEGIEAVLRSLHAAGIPMAVVTSKVSYGAVEELEAAGLLPYFRAVIGFDDTERHKPDPEPVYAALDRLLADYPERAVIVGDSPADIWAARNAGIRSVAALWGSIDAAATLDALPDFTARTPGHVLELVVEQGFGR from the coding sequence GTGAGCGCCATCCTCTGGGACCTCGACGATACCCTCCTCGAGACCCTCCCCGCCCGGATGGCCTCGCTCGCCCACGCCCACCAGGTCGTCCTCGGCGAACCCGTCGACCCCGTCGAGCTCTGGCGCTCCAACCGCGGCGGCACCCTCGAAGACCTCGCCCGCCGCCTCCTCGGCGACGACTACCAGCGCTTCACCCGCGCCTACCGCGAGCATTACTACGCCCCCGGCCGCCCTGCGCCCCGCCCCTTCGAGGGCATCGAAGCCGTCCTCCGCTCCCTCCACGCCGCCGGCATCCCCATGGCCGTCGTCACCTCAAAGGTCTCGTACGGCGCCGTCGAAGAACTCGAGGCCGCCGGCCTCCTCCCATACTTCCGCGCCGTTATCGGCTTCGACGATACCGAACGCCACAAACCCGACCCCGAGCCGGTCTACGCCGCGCTCGACCGCCTCCTCGCCGACTACCCCGAACGCGCCGTCATCGTCGGCGACAGCCCCGCCGACATCTGGGCCGCCCGCAATGCCGGAATCCGCTCCGTCGCAGCCCTCTGGGGCAGCATCGATGCCGCCGCCACCCTCGATGCCCTCCCCGACTTCACCGCCCGCACCCCGGGACACGTCCTCGAGCTCGTCGTCGAACAGGGGTTCGGCCGATGA
- the trpB gene encoding tryptophan synthase subunit beta, producing MSETATQLPPRFGEFGGRYIPETLVAAHEDLEAAYLDARSDPAFQQELDHLLRHYVGRPTPLYFAERLTREVGGARIWLKREDLAHTGAHKINNALGQALLARRLGKTRIIAETGAGQHGVATATVCAMLGLECVVYMGSEDIKRQSLNAFRMKMLGATLVSVDSGSKTLKDAINEAMRDWVTNVRTTHYIIGSAIGPHPFPTIVRDFQSVIGREARAQMLEQAGKLPDVAVACVGGGSNAIGLFHPFIDDPVRLVGVEAGGDGVGTGKHSATLVAGRPGVLHGTRTYLLQDDNGQILETHSISAGLDYPGVGPEHSWLKTSERAEYVAVDDRQALEGFQALTRTEGIIPALEPSHAIYHAICLARELGPGKDILVGLSGRGDKDMHTVAAALGVTL from the coding sequence ATATCTGAAACTGCGACCCAGCTTCCGCCCCGCTTCGGCGAATTCGGCGGCCGGTACATCCCCGAAACCCTCGTCGCCGCCCACGAAGACCTCGAAGCCGCCTACCTCGACGCCCGCAGCGACCCTGCCTTCCAGCAGGAGCTCGACCACCTCCTCCGCCACTACGTCGGCCGTCCCACCCCGCTCTACTTCGCCGAGCGCCTCACCCGCGAAGTCGGCGGCGCCCGCATCTGGCTCAAGCGCGAAGACCTCGCCCACACCGGCGCCCACAAAATCAATAACGCCCTCGGCCAGGCACTCCTCGCCCGCCGCCTCGGCAAGACCCGCATCATCGCCGAGACCGGCGCCGGCCAGCACGGCGTCGCCACCGCTACGGTCTGCGCCATGCTCGGCCTTGAATGCGTCGTCTACATGGGCTCCGAGGACATCAAGCGCCAGTCGCTCAACGCCTTCCGCATGAAGATGCTCGGCGCCACCCTCGTCTCCGTCGACTCCGGCTCGAAGACCCTGAAAGACGCCATCAACGAAGCGATGCGCGACTGGGTCACCAACGTCCGCACCACCCACTACATCATCGGCTCCGCCATCGGCCCTCACCCCTTCCCTACCATCGTCCGCGACTTCCAGTCCGTGATCGGCCGCGAGGCCCGCGCCCAGATGCTCGAGCAGGCCGGCAAGCTCCCGGATGTGGCCGTCGCCTGCGTCGGCGGCGGCTCCAACGCCATCGGCCTCTTCCACCCCTTCATCGACGACCCCGTCCGCCTCGTCGGCGTCGAAGCCGGCGGTGATGGCGTCGGTACCGGCAAGCACTCTGCCACCCTCGTCGCCGGCCGGCCCGGCGTCCTCCACGGCACCCGCACTTACCTCCTCCAGGACGACAACGGCCAGATCCTCGAAACCCACAGCATCTCCGCCGGCCTCGATTATCCCGGCGTCGGCCCCGAGCACTCCTGGCTCAAGACCAGTGAGCGCGCCGAGTACGTCGCCGTCGACGACCGCCAGGCCCTCGAAGGCTTCCAGGCCCTCACCCGCACCGAGGGCATCATCCCCGCCCTCGAACCCAGCCACGCCATCTACCACGCCATCTGCCTCGCCCGCGAGCTCGGCCCCGGCAAGGACATCCTCGTCGGCCTCTCCGGCCGCGGCGACAAGGACATGCACACCGTGGCAGCCGCCCTCGGAGTGACCCTCTGA
- a CDS encoding anthranilate synthase component II yields the protein MTTLLIDNYDSFTYNLYQYLCELGADVRVFRNDQVTLEECLALEPDHVVISPGPGDPDDAGISRDVIRAFAGRVPVLGVCLGHQCIYDVYGGTIAGAGEIKHGKTSQITHDGRGVFAGIPSPFEAVRYHSLCGTPETLPPELEVTARSESGIIMGVRHRRYTVEGVQFHPESIATQYGKELLANFLRMEGGEWPA from the coding sequence GTGACCACCCTGCTCATCGATAACTACGACTCCTTCACCTACAACCTCTACCAGTACCTCTGCGAACTCGGCGCCGATGTCCGCGTCTTCCGCAACGACCAGGTCACCCTCGAGGAGTGCCTCGCGCTCGAGCCCGACCACGTCGTCATCTCCCCCGGCCCCGGCGACCCCGACGACGCCGGTATCTCCCGCGATGTCATCCGCGCCTTCGCCGGCAGGGTCCCCGTCCTCGGCGTCTGTCTCGGCCACCAGTGCATCTACGACGTCTACGGCGGCACCATCGCCGGCGCCGGCGAAATCAAGCACGGCAAAACCTCGCAAATCACCCACGATGGCCGCGGCGTCTTCGCCGGCATCCCCTCGCCCTTCGAAGCCGTCCGCTACCACTCCCTCTGCGGCACCCCCGAGACGCTCCCGCCCGAGCTCGAAGTAACCGCCCGCTCTGAATCCGGCATCATCATGGGCGTCCGCCACCGCCGCTACACCGTCGAAGGCGTCCAGTTCCACCCCGAGTCGATCGCCACGCAATACGGCAAGGAGCTCCTCGCGAACTTCCTCCGCATGGAGGGTGGCGAATGGCCCGCCTGA
- the trpD gene encoding anthranilate phosphoribosyltransferase: MAVQEAIKSLVDAGDLPPALAAAALEELMTGAATPAQVGAFLAAWRIRGESAPAIAACLEVMLRHAEPVPAAGTIDICGTGGDGIDTINVSTAAGFIVAACGVRVAKHGNRAASSKCGSADVLEALGARIDLDGQAIARIIDACNFCFLFAQRMHPAMRHVGGARREIGIRTVFNILGPLSNPTAPARQLVGVGAAPLGPLVAEALALRGVEYALVVHSEDGLDEISPAAPTRAWVVADGAVAERTISPADFGLPTAPLSAVAGGDAAANAGDILAILDGAEGPKTDFTLMNAAAALVVASRAADFREGVRLAREAVASGRAREVLDTYIALSREAAGG; encoded by the coding sequence ATGGCCGTCCAGGAAGCAATCAAGTCCCTCGTCGACGCTGGAGACCTCCCCCCGGCGCTCGCCGCCGCCGCCCTCGAGGAGCTCATGACCGGCGCCGCCACCCCCGCCCAGGTCGGCGCCTTCCTCGCCGCATGGCGCATCCGCGGCGAATCAGCCCCCGCAATCGCCGCCTGCCTCGAGGTCATGCTCCGCCATGCCGAGCCCGTGCCCGCCGCCGGCACCATCGACATCTGCGGCACCGGCGGCGACGGCATCGATACCATCAACGTCTCAACCGCCGCCGGATTCATCGTCGCCGCCTGCGGCGTCCGCGTCGCCAAGCACGGCAACCGTGCCGCCAGCTCGAAGTGCGGCAGCGCCGATGTCCTCGAAGCCCTCGGCGCCCGCATCGACCTCGATGGGCAGGCCATCGCCCGCATCATCGATGCCTGCAACTTCTGCTTCCTCTTCGCCCAGCGCATGCACCCCGCCATGCGCCACGTCGGCGGCGCCCGCCGCGAAATCGGCATCCGCACCGTCTTCAACATCCTCGGCCCGCTCTCCAACCCAACCGCGCCCGCCCGCCAGCTCGTCGGCGTCGGCGCCGCCCCCCTCGGCCCGCTCGTCGCCGAGGCCCTCGCCCTCCGCGGCGTTGAATACGCCCTTGTCGTTCACTCCGAAGACGGCCTCGATGAAATCAGCCCCGCGGCCCCGACCCGCGCATGGGTCGTCGCCGATGGCGCCGTCGCCGAGCGCACCATCAGCCCTGCCGATTTCGGCCTGCCCACCGCCCCACTGTCCGCCGTCGCCGGGGGCGACGCCGCAGCCAACGCCGGCGACATCCTCGCCATCCTCGATGGCGCTGAAGGCCCGAAGACCGACTTCACCCTCATGAACGCCGCCGCCGCCCTCGTAGTCGCCAGCCGCGCCGCCGATTTCCGCGAAGGCGTCCGCCTCGCCCGCGAGGCCGTCGCCTCGGGCCGCGCCCGCGAAGTCCTCGATACCTACATCGCGCTCTCCCGGGAGGCCGCCGGTGGGTAG
- the trpE gene encoding anthranilate synthase component I, translating into MLRPTLDEVRQLAQSGQGNLVAVYREVTADLETPVSAYLKVANGPYSFLLESVEGGERLARYSFIGTQPYRVLRTGPGQEWEGDPLIPVEQELARFRQVVTPGIPAFTGGAIGYVAYDAVRHFEPRVRPPEVDEIGIPESMWLFTDAMVVFDHIHHTIKVIAHCRLDGDVESAYRQAAFRIDAIVERLENPTVPLPHQDIAAVLRTNGQAESNVGREGYELMVEKIREYIIAGDAIQVVPSQRLRRPTAVHPFNIYRQLRTINPSPYMFYLDLGGFQVVGASPELLVRVEDGIVTTHPIAGTRPRGATPEEDERLAAELLADEKERAEHIMLVDLGRNDIGRVARPGTVRVDSLMHIEKYSHVMHIVSNVSGQLAPDKTRFDAFRSVFPAGTLSGAPKVRAMEIIAELEPSRRGIYGGAVGYASFAGSLDTCIAIRTMVVKDGVAYLQAGGGIVYDSVPATEYMETVNKMRALMRAIDQAEVAAAQLKTGSIGYG; encoded by the coding sequence ATGCTCCGCCCAACGCTCGACGAGGTCCGCCAGCTCGCCCAATCCGGCCAGGGCAACCTCGTGGCCGTTTACCGCGAGGTCACGGCCGACCTCGAGACGCCCGTCTCCGCCTACCTGAAGGTCGCGAACGGCCCCTACTCCTTCCTCCTCGAATCGGTCGAGGGCGGTGAGCGGCTCGCCCGCTACTCCTTCATCGGCACCCAGCCCTACCGCGTGCTCCGTACCGGCCCCGGCCAGGAGTGGGAGGGCGACCCCCTCATCCCCGTCGAGCAGGAGCTCGCCCGCTTCCGCCAGGTCGTCACCCCCGGCATCCCCGCCTTCACCGGCGGAGCCATCGGCTACGTCGCCTACGATGCCGTCCGCCACTTCGAGCCGCGCGTCCGCCCGCCCGAGGTAGATGAAATCGGCATCCCCGAGTCCATGTGGCTCTTCACCGATGCCATGGTCGTCTTCGACCACATCCACCACACCATCAAGGTCATCGCCCACTGCCGCCTCGACGGTGACGTCGAGAGCGCCTACCGCCAGGCCGCCTTCCGGATCGACGCCATCGTCGAGCGCCTCGAAAACCCCACCGTCCCTCTCCCCCACCAGGACATCGCCGCCGTCCTCCGCACCAACGGCCAGGCCGAGTCCAACGTTGGCCGCGAAGGCTACGAGCTGATGGTCGAGAAGATCCGGGAGTACATCATCGCCGGCGACGCCATCCAGGTCGTCCCCTCCCAGCGCCTCCGCCGCCCCACTGCCGTCCACCCCTTCAACATCTACCGCCAGCTCCGGACCATCAACCCCTCGCCCTACATGTTCTACCTCGACCTCGGCGGCTTCCAGGTCGTCGGCGCCTCGCCTGAGCTCCTCGTCCGCGTCGAAGACGGCATCGTCACCACTCACCCTATCGCCGGCACCCGCCCCCGCGGTGCAACCCCCGAAGAGGACGAACGCCTCGCCGCCGAACTCCTCGCCGACGAAAAGGAGCGCGCTGAGCACATCATGCTCGTCGACCTCGGCCGCAACGATATCGGCCGCGTCGCCCGCCCCGGCACCGTGCGCGTCGATAGCCTGATGCACATCGAGAAGTACTCCCACGTCATGCACATCGTCTCCAACGTCTCCGGCCAGCTCGCCCCCGACAAAACCCGCTTCGATGCCTTCCGCTCGGTCTTCCCCGCCGGGACCCTCTCCGGCGCCCCCAAGGTCCGCGCCATGGAGATCATCGCCGAGCTCGAACCCTCCCGCCGCGGCATCTACGGCGGCGCCGTCGGCTATGCCAGCTTCGCCGGCAGCCTCGATACCTGCATCGCCATCCGCACCATGGTCGTCAAGGACGGCGTCGCCTACCTCCAGGCCGGCGGCGGCATCGTCTACGACTCCGTCCCCGCAACCGAATACATGGAAACCGTCAACAAGATGCGCGCCCTCATGCGCGCCATCGACCAGGCCGAAGTCGCCGCCGCCCAGCTCAAAACCGGGAGTATCGGCTACGGCTGA
- a CDS encoding CPBP family intramembrane glutamic endopeptidase: protein MVLTNVVALGVALALDLDFRTRDVGDTFEKAARIAAYADERLAASSRGDPLPAPPNLLADQASLQVLFIVTAVSQAAVIAIVGISTGRSARDLARALGLHRFDWPGAWLPLAAVFFAYAGTYAWVQFVDRLGITWLEPRSTVPIEITRDDLTLSIAAAVTLVGAPFTEELFFRGLVFGGFSRWGFWPAAAISGILFSLVHFDPGSVVPFFAIGVALAWLFSRSGTLWYPILFHFVFNAVSFSILAFG from the coding sequence ATGGTGCTGACCAACGTCGTCGCCCTCGGCGTCGCGCTCGCCCTCGACCTCGACTTCCGCACCCGCGACGTCGGCGACACCTTCGAAAAGGCCGCCCGTATCGCCGCCTACGCCGATGAGCGCCTCGCGGCCTCCTCCCGCGGCGACCCCCTGCCCGCCCCGCCGAACCTCCTCGCCGACCAGGCCAGCCTCCAGGTGCTCTTTATCGTCACCGCCGTCTCCCAGGCCGCCGTCATCGCCATCGTCGGCATCAGCACCGGCCGCTCCGCCCGCGACCTCGCCCGCGCGCTCGGCCTCCATCGCTTCGACTGGCCCGGGGCCTGGCTCCCGCTGGCGGCCGTCTTCTTCGCCTACGCCGGCACCTATGCCTGGGTCCAGTTCGTCGACCGCCTCGGCATCACCTGGCTCGAACCCCGCAGCACCGTCCCCATCGAGATCACCCGCGACGACCTCACCCTCAGCATCGCCGCCGCCGTCACCCTCGTCGGCGCCCCCTTCACCGAAGAGCTCTTCTTCCGCGGCCTCGTCTTTGGCGGCTTCAGCCGCTGGGGATTCTGGCCTGCCGCCGCCATATCCGGCATTCTCTTCTCCCTCGTCCACTTTGATCCCGGCAGCGTCGTCCCCTTCTTCGCCATCGGCGTCGCCCTCGCCTGGCTTTTCTCTCGCAGCGGTACGCTCTGGTACCCCATCCTCTTCCACTTCGTCTTCAACGCCGTGAGCTTCTCCATCCTCGCCTTCGGATGA
- a CDS encoding carboxymuconolactone decarboxylase family protein, with protein sequence MKQHITMAAILERGGRIFLVRPQPGAPWELPSGPLPPGVDDVDEEMDRILQRLGVHAPAVEEDFLQTHYFPAEDGQVVYNLYAPTGWQGEPAPPPGVGSGWFTLDELDAIDLLPGVRQAILEAFGLVQPPDRTGEILAALGAELAEAVREPAAPASSAARAAGLDVLRTLGGRDPGAAFQDLRRTAPELAEDIVDFALARGWSSPVLDRRTRSLLVIAMLAAQGRTGSPLRSHVEGALNHGASPAQVIEVLRMVAVYAGFPAALEAWPVMEEVFARRGIPRPGRTEAAP encoded by the coding sequence ATGAAACAGCACATCACCATGGCCGCCATCCTCGAGCGCGGCGGACGCATCTTCCTCGTCCGGCCGCAGCCCGGCGCGCCCTGGGAGCTCCCCTCCGGCCCCCTCCCGCCCGGCGTCGACGACGTCGACGAAGAAATGGACCGCATCCTCCAGCGGCTCGGCGTGCACGCTCCCGCCGTCGAAGAAGACTTCCTCCAGACCCACTACTTCCCCGCCGAGGACGGCCAGGTCGTCTACAACCTCTACGCCCCCACCGGCTGGCAGGGCGAACCGGCCCCCCCGCCCGGTGTCGGCAGCGGCTGGTTCACCCTCGACGAGCTCGACGCCATCGACCTCCTGCCCGGCGTCCGCCAGGCCATCCTCGAAGCCTTCGGCCTCGTCCAGCCGCCCGACCGCACCGGCGAAATCCTCGCAGCCCTCGGCGCAGAGCTCGCCGAAGCCGTGCGCGAACCAGCAGCCCCCGCCTCCTCCGCAGCACGGGCTGCGGGCCTCGACGTCCTCCGGACTCTCGGCGGCCGCGACCCGGGCGCCGCCTTCCAGGACCTCCGGCGCACCGCCCCCGAACTCGCCGAGGACATCGTCGACTTCGCCCTCGCCCGCGGCTGGTCCAGCCCCGTCCTCGACCGCCGCACCCGCAGCCTGCTCGTCATCGCCATGCTCGCCGCCCAGGGCCGTACGGGCAGCCCGCTCCGCTCACACGTCGAAGGCGCCCTCAACCATGGCGCATCCCCGGCCCAGGTCATCGAAGTACTCCGTATGGTCGCCGTCTACGCCGGCTTCCCGGCAGCCCTCGAAGCCTGGCCGGTCATGGAAGAGGTCTTCGCCCGCCGCGGCATCCCCCGGCCCGGCCGCACGGAGGCCGCCCCGTGA
- the aroH gene encoding chorismate mutase — translation MPVRGVRGATTVDRNQKEEILERTRELLIHMVEANGIRIEDIASAWLTTTPDVYAEFPAVAARQLGWTLVPLMQSHEMSVPGMLPRCIRVLLHWNTDKAQSEIRHIYLREAARLRPDLASNVP, via the coding sequence ATGCCCGTCCGCGGCGTCCGCGGCGCGACGACCGTCGACCGCAACCAGAAAGAAGAGATCCTCGAGCGCACCCGCGAACTCCTCATCCACATGGTCGAGGCCAACGGAATCCGCATCGAGGACATCGCTTCCGCCTGGCTCACCACCACCCCCGACGTCTACGCCGAATTCCCCGCCGTGGCCGCACGCCAGCTCGGCTGGACCCTCGTCCCCCTCATGCAGAGCCACGAGATGTCCGTCCCCGGCATGCTCCCGCGCTGTATCCGGGTGCTCCTCCACTGGAATACCGACAAAGCCCAGAGTGAAATCCGCCACATCTACCTGCGCGAGGCCGCTCGGCTTCGCCCCGACCTCGCGTCCAACGTCCCCTAG